ACTATGCCGACCCCGGGCGCATCGCCCGCGCCATCGAGCAGCTGGCGGGTTTCACCGAACCCGGTCGCCCCTACACCCGGCTCATCTTCAGCGATGAGTTCCATGCGGCGCGGAAATGGCTCACCGAATCATTCAAAAACCTCGGCCTTGACTGCCATATCGATGCCGGCGGCAACCTGATCGGCACCCGCCCCGCAGCGGCTGAGACCCCATCGCCGCAAGTCGTCATCATCGGCTCGCACATCGACACCGTCCCCGCCGGCGGCCGCTATGACGGAATCGCCGGCGTCATCGCGGCGATGGAAGTCGTCCATTACCTCAACGCGCAATCGCTTGAGTTGCCCTTCACCCTTGAGATCGCCGACTTCCTCGGCGAGGAACTCAACCTCTGGGGGACATCCTGTCTCGGTTCCCGCCACATGGCGGGACTGATCGATGCCGAGATGCTGGCGCGCAAGGATGAGAGGGGTCGCACCCTCGGCGATGAGATTGCTGCCTGCGGCGGCAGCGGCATCCCGCCGACGGGCCCCCGCAGCGATGCCGCCGGCATCCGCGCGTGCTTCGAGCTGCATATCGAGCAGGCCCGCTCGCTTGAGGACGCCGGCGCTGATATAGGCATTGTCACAACCCTGCCCGCGATCGAGCGTTATGCCATCGCCGTCAACGGCACAGCCGGGCACAGCGGCACCACACCCATGGCG
This portion of the Parvularculales bacterium genome encodes:
- a CDS encoding Zn-dependent hydrolase translates to MTASATYRDYADPGRIARAIEQLAGFTEPGRPYTRLIFSDEFHAARKWLTESFKNLGLDCHIDAGGNLIGTRPAAAETPSPQVVIIGSHIDTVPAGGRYDGIAGVIAAMEVVHYLNAQSLELPFTLEIADFLGEELNLWGTSCLGSRHMAGLIDAEMLARKDERGRTLGDEIAACGGSGIPPTGPRSDAAGIRACFELHIEQARSLEDAGADIGIVTTLPAIERYAIAVNGTAGHSGTTPMAGRQDALVTAASIIRKVSALAGTIAARSNEYFCATIGKIEVLPNGPTIIPGRVEMMLDVRSTGDEAKAEFLAGLSAALGEAGREGCGIDRTLLATSPGAPMDSGLQAALGKEAKALGLAGMDVASGAGHDSAHLSRFAPVAMVFIPCRGGLSHCPEEEADPDAIAKGAAVITRSVLALAEENGAC